Below is a window of Quercus robur chromosome 6, dhQueRobu3.1, whole genome shotgun sequence DNA.
GGGAAGGTCAATGCTCCttcatctttgatttgcatcAATACTTGGTCGATCGGGGCGGTTAACGGGGTGAAATTGGTGAACCTTCCAGTGGGGGGTCTGGAGCGCTTTTCATCACGTTGATCCCCGATTTTAGCGACCTTTCGCCCCCTGTCTTGTCTCGTGTCTTCCTGCCTTTCCCTCTTATTAGGCCTTTCCTCGCGGGCCAGCAGTGCGTCTTCTACATTCATGTACTTCGTAGCCCTATAGAGAACGTCCgtcatggtttttgggtcattCTTGTATAAGGAAAACAAGAACTTATCCTTCTGTAGCCCGCTGGTGAACGCGGCTACGAGTATTTTATCGTCAGCTTCGTCAATCGAAAGGGCTTCTTTGTTGAAACGAGTTATGTAGGCTCGCAGCGTCTCATCTTCTCGCTGCTTGATGTTCATTAAGCAAGCGGTGGACTTTTTGTATCGATGTCCGCCTATGAAGTGTGAGGTGAACAGGGCGCTCAACTCCTTGAAAGTattgatggagtttggtgtcaaCCTACTGAACCAGACCCTCGCAGGCCCCTTCAGTGTGGTCGGGAACGCCCTGCACATGATCTCGTCTGGTAcgccctgaaggtgcatcagggtcttgaaggtctctagatGATCGAGTGGATCCTTGACCCCGTCGTAACTTTCGATCTGCGGCATCCGGAACTTTTGTGGCAGGGGGAATGAGTCGACGGACGCGGTGAATGGTGAGTCGGTTCTGTTCACTAAATCGTCGAGATCAGAAGATACTCGCCCCTTAAGGGCGTTCATCATGACCTCCATCtgctccttcatcgcctgcatctcggCGACGATAGGCGGGGGGGCAAAATCCATGAGAGACGGAAGGCTCA
It encodes the following:
- the LOC126690370 gene encoding uncharacterized protein LOC126690370 — protein: MATTNNAQEDDPPRSTALERQVQTLMTAVERLTKQNHDLEEQLRQRDVGPNLQEQNQEGNSAERREQEKPEGSNAPSRPEQQNVSLPSLMDFAPPPIVAEMQAMKEQMEVMMNALKGRVSSDLDDLVNRTDSPFTASVDSFPLPQKFRMPQIESYDGVKDPLDHLETFKTLMHLQGVPDEIMCRAFPTTLKGPARVWFSRLTPNSINTFKELSALFTSHFIGGHRYKKSTACLMNIKQREDETLRAYITRFNKEALSIDEADDKILVAAFTSGLQKDKFLFSLYKNDPKTMTDVLYRATKYMNVEDALLAREERPNKRERQEDTRQDRGRKVAKIGDQRDEKRSRPPTGRFTNFTPLTAPIDQVLMQIKDEGALTFPGKLKGDPNKRPRDKYCRFHRDNGHDTANCYDLKQQIEALIRQGKLQRFVSRERIDTPEE